A window of Caretta caretta isolate rCarCar2 chromosome 13, rCarCar1.hap1, whole genome shotgun sequence contains these coding sequences:
- the LOC125629768 gene encoding LOW QUALITY PROTEIN: olfactory receptor 13G1-like (The sequence of the model RefSeq protein was modified relative to this genomic sequence to represent the inferred CDS: substituted 2 bases at 2 genomic stop codons), with protein sequence MKNQSSVTEFILVGLSSFLEYQMFLFVVFTFIYMATLVGNLLIVLTITTSSRLHTPMYSCSSTCPXXTLSISVSIPKMLQNLLEHRKTIAFLGCIAQICLFTWTLVSEVLVLAAMAFDLYIAICHPLHYIIIMRKEVCAGLIAGIWIVGVANSAVHTGFVLQLSFCEANIINHFFCELPPFLKLSCSDTSLSETLIFLADAVFGMGSCVITLMSYYFILRTILKIRSTEGKKKAFSTCSSHLIVVSLYYSTAMYTYIHPSSAYSPDRDTVIIILYSVITPVLNPIIYSLKNNEVKEDLRKVKGDLGYFKDNNIIYLSIYPTYKYSIYALY encoded by the coding sequence ATGAAGAACCAATCCTCTGTCACAGAGTTCATCTTGGTGGGTCTGTCCAGTTTCCTTGAATACCAGATGTTCCTCTTTGTGGTATTCACCTTCATCTACATGGCCACCCTCGTGGGAAACCTCCTCATCGTCCTCACTATTACTACTAGCAGCAGGCTTCATACCCCTATGTACTCTTGCTCATCAACTTGTCCTTGATAAACCTTATCCATCTCAGTGTCCATCCCCAAAATGCTGCAGAACCTTCTGGAGCACAGGAAGACCATTGCCTTCTTAGGTTGCATTGCACAGATCTGTCTCTTCACTTGGACTCTGGTAAGTGAAGTTCTGGTCCTTGCTGCCATGGCTTTTGACCTCTATATTGCTATCTGCCACCCTTTGCATTACATCATCATCATGAGGAAGGAGGTTTGTGCTGGGTTAATTGCTGGCATATGGATAGTCGGGGTGGCCAATTCTGCAGTCCACACTGGATTTGTGCTCCAGCTTTCTTTCTGCGAAGCAAACATCATCAACCATTTCTTTTGTGAATTGCCACCATTTCTAAAACTCTCCTGCTCAGACACCAGCCTCAGTGAAACCCTGATTTTTCTGGCTGATGCAGTCTTTGGGATGGGGAGCTGTGTGATAACTTTAATGTCCTATTACTTCATCCTGAGAACTATCTTGAAGATTCGCTCCACAGAAGGCAAGAagaaagccttctccacctgctcctcccaccttATAGTGGTCAGCTTGTACTACTCCACAGCCATGTACACCTATATACACCCCTCCTCAGCCTACTCTCCGGACAGAGACACAGTGATCATTATCCTATATTCGGTTATAACTCCAGTGCTCAACCCTATCATATACTCTCTGAAAAACAATGAGGTCAAAGAGGATCTAAGAAAAGTGAAAGGAGACTTGGGCTATTTCAAAGACAATaatattatctatctatctatctatcctacTTATAAGTATAGTATTTATGCACTATACTGA
- the LOC125629769 gene encoding olfactory receptor 6F1-like: MSKENHTRVKEFILLGFPGSQYLQLSLFILFLFMYVLIITGNVAIIFLVRTHRCLQTPMYYFLCNFAFLEIWFTTACVPKTLANLVSQSKSISFTSCLLQMYFVFSFGCTEYFLLAVMAYDRYLAICYPLHYNAIMSSTLSVQLALSSWVGGFLVISVPAALIARLSFCGPNVINHFFCDISPWIILSCTDTYLVEVVCFIMFAIVILGSCVITLVSYIYIISTILKIPSAQGRQRAFSTCSSHLTVVIIWYGSTVFLHVKPSIETSLELTKIVTILNTIVTPLLNPFIYTLRNKEVTEILKKVFSGGT, encoded by the coding sequence ATGAGCAAGGAAAATCACACCAGAGTGAAGGAATTCATCCTTCTGGGATTCCCTGGGTCTCAGTATTTGCAGCTGTCCCTCTTCATACTCTTCCTCTTCATGTATGTCCTGATCATCACTGGTAATGTGGCCATCATCTTCCTAGTCAGGACCCACAGATGCCTTCAAACCCCCATGTACTACTTCCTCTGCAACTTTGCCTTCCTGGAGATCTGGTTCACCACAGCCTGTGTCCCTAAGACTCTAGCCAATCTTGTGTCCCAAAGCAAATCCATCTCCTTCACCAGCTGCCTTCTGCAGATGTATTTTGTCTTCTCCTTTGGCTGCACAGAATACTTCCTCTTGGCTGTCATGGCCTATGACCGCTATCTGGCCATTTGCTACCCATTGCATTATAACGCTATTATGAGCAGCACTCTCTCTGTTCAGCTGGCCCTTAGCTCTTGGGTGGGTGGTTTCCTGGTTATTTCTGTGCCAGCAGCTCTGATTGCCAGATTGTCCTTCTGTGGCCCAAATGTCATCAATCACTTCTTTTGTGACATATCTCCCTGGATAATTCTCTCCTGCACTGACACCTACCTTGTTGAGGTGGTCTGTTTCATCATGTTTGCCATCGTCATCCTAGGGTCCTGTGTGATAACCCTGGTATCCTACATTTATATCATCTCCACCATCTTGAAAATCCCCTCAGCACAAGGTCGGCAAAGggccttttccacctgctctTCCCACCTCACAGTTGTGATTATATGGTACGGATCCACTGTTTTTCTACATGTTAAACCATCCATAGAGACCTCATTGGAACTGACCAAAATAGTCACCATCTTGAACACAATTGTGACTCCATTGCTAAATCCTTTCATCTACACATTGAGAAACAAAGAGGTCACAGAGATCTTGAAAAAGGTATTCAGCGGGGGGACTTGA